One stretch of Novosphingobium pentaromativorans US6-1 DNA includes these proteins:
- a CDS encoding DUF1330 domain-containing protein: protein MDLDRPVAMLNLIRFRERAEYSPADGEEPCTGAQAYERYRELVTPLVEAVGGKPMLSRMQSMIGEGDEWDLSFLVFYPSGRAFLSMVNDPSYHAVSHHRQAAVADSRATLMQFDDPAVGQIVAEIMASQS, encoded by the coding sequence ATGGATCTCGACCGGCCGGTCGCAATGCTCAATCTCATTCGTTTTCGCGAGCGAGCCGAGTATTCACCGGCCGACGGTGAGGAGCCCTGCACCGGTGCGCAGGCTTATGAACGATATCGGGAGCTCGTAACGCCGCTGGTCGAAGCGGTCGGCGGCAAACCAATGCTGTCGCGGATGCAGAGCATGATCGGAGAAGGCGATGAATGGGACTTGAGTTTCCTTGTTTTCTATCCGTCTGGCCGGGCGTTCCTGTCGATGGTGAACGACCCATCCTATCACGCCGTTTCGCACCATCGACAGGCTGCAGTCGCCGATAGCCGCGCTACGCTGATGCAATTCGACGATCCGGCGGTCGGCCAGATTGTGGCCGAAATCATGGCTTCGCAAAGTTGA